The Corallococcus exiguus genome includes a window with the following:
- a CDS encoding GTPase — MKDPRALRTALASALDALPASERFPDSGDADVARRLAERLRRDLLPRLGSGAEDAPLLLVAIAGPNNVGKSTLFNALAKASLSPARPEGGLTKQCLAAANQETWTGALKDVLTQRYDIIPVADGTVAPVDEPGPAGRLYLVLSDAVPRGLLVMDTPDFDSVYRDNRERAEALLVTVDVLVFVVSRQTYQNAALVDFLRAAVGHGKPYLLVYNEATREEVARGHLDKLAQDVGHPPIARYLAPHQPEVEAGLKPLATEALDGRPPLAALLGQAEHARELKARALEASLSDARSELDAVARAATRAAREPERLRQRLRHDLQGIGAQAALKAVPADVLVDAFRDELDARSTFHRFVRLPFRGLATALSFVSRKVRDSFTGPRPNEALPTQAVDDSLKDGLRRLVDAFAPEVAAWRGDAETREKMEQAFGPAMLGRLDAPLDLGALHAHAADRATLYDFCRQLVGSELQGGMREELLQALTTLVYSVPSGAAAVVTVATGGLGHDAVVWAGTLLSTPLLERFVDLLGAQVRATVTRKWADAHGATLAQAMEKRFFAELLSHLDGQAEGWLRTASTLETARRAAE; from the coding sequence CCCGCCGCCTGGCTGAACGCCTGCGCCGCGACCTGCTGCCCCGCCTGGGCTCCGGCGCCGAGGATGCGCCGCTGCTCCTCGTGGCCATCGCCGGCCCCAACAACGTCGGGAAGTCCACCCTCTTCAACGCGCTGGCGAAGGCGTCCCTGTCCCCCGCGCGTCCCGAGGGCGGACTCACCAAGCAGTGCCTGGCCGCTGCGAATCAAGAGACGTGGACGGGCGCGCTGAAGGACGTGCTCACCCAGCGCTACGACATCATCCCGGTGGCCGACGGCACCGTGGCGCCCGTGGACGAGCCCGGGCCTGCCGGCCGGCTGTACCTGGTGCTGTCGGATGCCGTACCGCGCGGACTGCTGGTGATGGACACGCCGGACTTCGACAGCGTGTACCGCGACAACCGCGAGCGGGCGGAGGCCCTGCTCGTCACGGTGGACGTGCTGGTGTTCGTGGTGAGCCGGCAGACGTACCAGAACGCGGCGCTGGTGGACTTCCTGCGCGCGGCGGTGGGCCACGGCAAGCCGTACCTGCTCGTCTACAACGAGGCCACGCGCGAGGAGGTGGCGCGCGGCCACCTGGACAAGCTGGCCCAGGACGTGGGCCACCCGCCCATCGCGCGATACCTGGCGCCGCACCAACCGGAGGTGGAGGCGGGGCTGAAGCCGCTGGCCACGGAGGCGCTGGATGGACGGCCGCCGCTCGCCGCGCTGCTGGGACAGGCGGAACATGCGCGCGAGTTGAAGGCACGGGCGCTGGAGGCTTCGCTGTCGGATGCGCGCTCGGAGCTGGACGCGGTGGCGCGAGCGGCGACCCGCGCGGCCCGTGAGCCGGAACGACTGCGGCAGCGGCTGCGGCACGACCTGCAAGGCATTGGCGCGCAGGCGGCGCTGAAGGCCGTGCCCGCGGACGTGCTCGTGGATGCGTTCCGCGACGAGTTGGATGCGCGCAGCACCTTCCACCGCTTCGTGCGCCTGCCGTTCCGCGGGCTGGCCACGGCGCTCTCGTTCGTGAGCCGCAAGGTGCGTGACTCCTTCACCGGCCCCCGGCCGAATGAGGCGCTGCCCACGCAGGCGGTGGATGACTCGCTGAAGGACGGGCTGCGCAGGCTGGTGGACGCCTTCGCGCCGGAAGTGGCCGCGTGGCGCGGAGACGCGGAGACACGGGAGAAGATGGAGCAGGCCTTCGGGCCCGCGATGCTCGGCAGGCTGGATGCACCGCTGGACCTTGGCGCGCTGCACGCGCACGCGGCGGACCGGGCCACGCTGTATGACTTCTGCCGCCAGCTCGTGGGCAGCGAGCTGCAGGGCGGCATGCGCGAGGAGCTGCTCCAGGCGCTCACCACGCTGGTGTACTCGGTGCCGTCCGGGGCGGCGGCTGTGGTGACGGTGGCCACCGGCGGCCTGGGCCATGACGCGGTGGTGTGGGCGGGGACGCTCCTGTCCACGCCGCTGCTGGAGCGCTTCGTGGATCTGCTGGGCGCCCAGGTGCGCGCGACGGTGACGCGCAAGTGGGCGGACGCGCACGGGGCCACGCTGGCTCAGGCCATGGAGAAGCGCTTCTTCGCGGAGCTGTTGTCCCACCTGGACGGCCAGGCGGAAGGCTGGCTGCGCACCGCCTCCACCCTGGAGACGGCACGGCGGGCGGCGGAGTAG